tgcactaatagtttgcatgattgaataaaatatttcacactagttggtttgaggcataagtatgcgtgtgtgaacactatctgttttgtgtacatgttgacatgtggacatttttgcagctagaaagcgtgttgataacatttgagtgtgtggacaggccccgcccttttgagatttgtattctatctgtaacttaccgtaatgataaacatccagaaacttgttgctttatgctgcttcatggttttaccccccattttttataatcaccctcctatgcCACtctctctaatatccctctctcttcttccctcctttccttttccgtccggtccaacacaaaaaaattaataaagtttggcctggattccaaaaggggtttattcagtcatacctctggtttgtctgaagattcataacccctcttgttaaagtaaaatatgtccaacacaagaggccctcagctctcatctgcctgcccagctgttggacaggacaagttaagaaaaaactatttgaaagcaaatatttaatattttcatttgcgaCTTAGAAGGTTTTGTctgcaacgtggtggcatagATATCACTCCATAGAacagaggagctgctgcagctcccgATGAGAAAATGTTCCGATCTTCTCCCCTCACCTTTGCCCCTGGAGGTGCTCCACACCCTCACCGTCTGGTCTTTGCTCCCAGAAGCGAGGTAGCATCCGTGTTCTCCTGCAGACCCTCCGTTTGCTGCTGCAAAACCACAGAATCCGTTTAGAGTCGCTGCTGAAACGACCTGCAGCCCAAACCCGCTCCGTTCTGCAGAACCTTCGTCGTCCTCAGCTCTGCTGAACAGCGCCGACTCCCCCGACACAGGCGACCACGCCAGCGAGTGGATCTCATTGTCGTGTCCACGGAGACGGTGCATCACCTCCCCTTTCTTACTGACATCCACCAGCACGATCATCCCGTCTTTGTAcctgcagccaagaaaaaataaaaaaatcacacacaacgTCCTGACCTCCAGTCTTTCTCCTCTGATTCACTTCTCTGAaggattttcaaaacaaagctTGGAAACTCTAAAACATGGATAGCTGCTCTGAGTCTAGACGGTAACCATGGTGATTTCCCAGTACCCAATAGCCACAGAGCTCCAGGTGTGAGGCGAGCAGGTGAGGCAGACGATGGTCCTGGGCTCAGGGAAGAAGCTGGCGGTGTCTCCGGTGTGGAACCAGTGGCACACCACCACCCCTTTCTCGTCCCCCGACACCACCAGGTCTTTGTCCACAGGAGACCAGTGCAGAGCCGAGACGGGGGTCTGTGTGGAAAACCGCATCTCCGTGAGGACCACCAGAACATCCACTTCCCTCCGACAGCTCCGACTAAAACAGTGGAGCCTGTGGGAGGGGCCAACGTGACCTGAAACCTCACCTGATGAGCCACCTGCTCCCTGACCAACGTCCTGCTGTTTGAGTCCCAGAAGCGGACGCTGCCGTCGGTGGAGGAGCTGGCGCAGACATGGTTCTGACCCGCGTGCTGACAGAAAGAAAAGCCCGACACCAGGTCCGCGTGGCCCACCAGCTGTCCTGCAGAACCCACAGCAACAGCCGGGTCAGCCGTGGGAGCGGAGCTCAAAGAAAACACGACTGCCCCATGAAGGGCAGAGGGGGAGCAGGTTGGAACGGGGGGAGGAAGGGTCCGGTGTGACCAAAGAGTGTCATGAATTATGAAAGATGGTGGAGAGAGCACCAATGTTGACGGCTtagagacaggaagcagagatgaagatgctgagctTCTCTttgggaccaggatggatcaggaatgagtccatcagaggaacagacaGGTAGATGTTCTGGAGACCCATGCAGGaaagcagatggagatgtttGGACAGGTTAGAGGAGGAACAGGGaagctaccaggaaagaggaggatgaggaggatgaaggcAGGGTTAGGGGGAGATTGTGGCTGCGGGAACAGACTCCACAGTTTCCTGTTCGTCTGTTTCAGGGCAGAGATCCCACTCACCTGTGACTCGGCACGCGGAGGCGCTCACGTCAATCAAATAAACCACATTTCTGGCACCGACACCCAGTAAGCCACTGCTGCTGACGTCACTGCAGCGCGAGCAGTACCAGTTCGGCGAGGCGGGCAGAGACCTGTCGGCCATGGCGCCctgcaaactttaaaaaaaggtgatttCTGCTCCTGAAGTTTAAAATCAAGCTCCTCACGTGTCCTCAACGTAACAACACAAACTGCCGCACGAGGTGTCTGCTGTCGTAAATCTCGTGCATAGATTACGGCACCCTAACTGGGTCAAATATATCAGActttgctcttttatttttccttattgcgttttcatttatatttttatataatcataaaaaataaagtaaaaacgttttttaaagtatttaagaTCTCAAATGACCGGATAATCTTCATTTCTTTCCCCCGGAAGTATTTACGACAGTCAGGCGAAGAATGCGGCTGATCAGAAATCCATCATGGCGGCCGCAGGGGCTGGATCTGgtgagaaatgaaaagaaaaacttcatttAAATCTACAAATGCTTACATTTAAAAGTGGTTTGTTTGAGTCTGTCTCTGCTTTGACTTTATCTAACTCTTGGTTCAGGTTTCTCCTTCGTCAGAAGCCTTTCCGGACTATTTCGTTCAAGGTGAGAACAAACGGTTTCAACAaacgttttggtttttttttctctttttttgaagGTAAAAACTAAATTCAAAGAATATTTTAGAATGGATCAGAAACGATTGATTACGTTTACTACTGACATAAACGTGCTTAGTGACATTAAATTAGACAAACAACCTGGACATACTAAGAAAACGAGGTTATATGGTTTAAAATGGgaattattttctgcttttattataTTTGAGCAAAAGCTGCAAAATAACTGATGAAAACATTACAGAGGAaatattgtaatatttttaaagcaactactaaataaacataaaataatttcataataattttgaaaagGTGAATAAAATTCACATAAAACGTGTAAAAATGGCTGAAAGACTGGCAGTTTTAAGAGTTAAACATGTAAAAGTGAGCACACAGCGATTGCAATGATTTTCatcgctgctctcttcctcagCAGGTTGGCCGCTCCACCCCAGCGGCTCTCGTGGCTCCACACCGGCTCTTCGCTGAGCTCAAAGAGCTGGGAGAGGAAGAACCTGAAGGTGTTTCCACCCCAGCAGCCAGAGGAGCCCCGCAGACCAGCCGTGAGTCCGTCCGCTGACCGCCTGAGAACGTTTCCGCTGCTGCTTTTCCATCAAGCTGGCTTTCCTCTTCCTGCAGGAGATCCACCACTGCAGGAGGCAGATCAAATACAGCAAAGACAAGATGTGGTACCTGGCTAAAATGGTGAGAAGTCTGAGCTGGATCTGAGAACCATGACTGTAAATGAAACTCAGTGGTTAAACCTCTACATTGATATTCACCGAAGTTCTGCAGATGAAATACTCTGTCAAGTCTGATTCTTTGTGTTGTAAAGCACACAAAGAGTCATTTAAAttcattaaaactttattgttccACTAAGGAACTCTGACATGGACTTTAGGGCTCCGCTTTGCCTTGTCCGCTCGTCGCACGTCAGTCGTTAGCTTGTGCAGCCTTCCTCTGTACAGAGTTGGCTTCAGAAACCTGCAGCTCTTTCCTCGGCGCAGGAGGAGGCTTGGTCATCAGCTTTTGAGCTGCAGGTCGGCTTCTTCACAGGAACAGAAGGAAGCGAGCACAGAATCTGCCCTGCAGAGGTTCTTCTGAAAACTATCAGGGTCTGCGGTTTGGGCCGTGTTCTGGTAGCCACCTGTCAGTGAAACATTTACTTCCTgcttcatttctgtttgtgaCACAAACCTCTGCCCTGTCAAAACTTAAGAATAAGGACATCTAGTGAAGCATCATCAGATGGGTTAAAGACATTCGTGTTTCATAGAAAGCCTCACATCTGACAGCGGGTCGGGTTTCTGGTTGTGTCCTCAGATCCGCGGCATGAGCATCGATGAGGCCGTCGCCCAGCTGGAGTTCAACGACAAGAAAGGAGCCAAAATCATGAAAGAGGTCTGAACTGAAGGCTATGCTGGATTTATCACACGCACACTCATGCAGAGGAACACACACTCGTGTAGagtacatgcacacacaatacaaacacacatgcacacgtacGACGTCTGATGTTCACACATGGATGCAAATAGACATGAATAGGTGTGGACACACtgacacagatacacacacacatgcacacacatgcaaatgCACAACAGTAATATGAGCACAcccactcacgtgcacacacatgcatacacccactcacgtgcacacacatgcatacacccactcacgtgcacacacatgcatacacccactcacgtgcacacatgcatacacccacacacatgcatacacccactcacgtgcacacacatgcatacacccactcatgtgcacacacatgcatacacccactcacgtgcgcatacatgcatacacccactcacgtgcacacacatgcatacacccactcacgtgcacacacatgcatacacccactcacgtgcacacacatgcatacacccactcatgtctacacacatgcatacacccactcatgtgcacacacatacatacacccactcacgtgcacacacatgcatacacccactcatgtctacacacatgcatacacccactcatgtgcacacacatacatacacccactcacgtgcacacacatgcatacacccacacacgtctacacacatacatacacccactcacgtgcacacacatgcatacacccactcacgtgcacacacatgcatacacccactcacgtgcacacacatgcatacacccacacacgtctacacacatacatacacccactcacgtgcacacacatgcatacacccactcacgtgcacacacatgcatacacccactcacgtgcacacacatgcatacacccacacacgtctacacacatgcatacacccactcacgtgcacacacatgcatacacccactcaagtgcacacacatgcatacacccactcacgtgcacacacatgcatacacccactcacgtctacacacatgcatacacccactcacgtgcacacacatgcatacacccactcacgtgcacacacatgcatacacccactcatgtctacacacatgcatacacccactcacgtgcacacacatgcatacacccactcaagtgcacacacatgcatacacccactcacgtgcacacacatgcatacacccactcacgtgcacacacatgcatacacccactcacgtgcacacacatgcatacacccactcatgtctacacacatgcatacacccactcatgtgcacacacatacatacacccactcacgtgcacacacatgcatacacccacacacgtctacacacatacatacacccactcacgtgcacacacatgcatacacccacacacgtctacacacatacatacacccactcacgtgcacacacatgcatacacccactcacgtgcacacacatgcatacacccactcacgtgcacacacatgcatacacccacacacgtctacacacatacatacacccactcacgtgcacacacatgcatacacccactcacgtgcacacacatgcatacacccactcacgtgcacacacatgcatacacccacacacgtctacacacatacatacacccactcacgtgcacacacatgcatacacccactcacgtgcacacacatgcatacacccactcacgtgcacacacatgcatacacccactcatgtctacacacatgcatacacccactcacgtgcacacacatgcatacacccactcaagtgcacacacatgcatacacccactcacgtgcacacacatgcatacacccactcacgtctacacacatgcatacacccactcacgtctacacacatgcatacacccactcacgtgcacacacatgcatacacccactcacgtgcacacatgcatacacccacacacatgcatacactcactcacgtgcacacacatgcatacacccactcaagtgcacacacatgcatacacccacacacatgcatacactcactcacgtgcacacacatgcatacacccactcaagtgcacacacatgcatacacccactcacgtgcacacacatgcatacacccactcacgtgcacacacatgcatacacccacacacgaatacacacatgcatacacccactcacgtgcacacacatgcatacacccactcatgtctacacacatgcatacacccactcacgtgcacacacatgcatacacccactcacatgcacacacatgcatacacccactcacgtctacacacatgcatacacccactcacgtgcacacacatgcatacacccactcaagtgcacacacatgcatacacccactcacgtgcacacacatgcatacacccactcatgtctacacacatgcatacacccactcagatgcacacacatgcatacacccactcaagtgcacacacatgcatacacccactcacatgcacacacatgcatacacccactcacgtgcacacacatgcatacacccactcacgtctacacacatgcatacacccactcatgtgcacacacatgcatacacccactcatgtctacacacatgcatacacccacacacgtctacacacatgcatacacccactcacgtgcacacacatgcatacacccactcacgtgcacacacatgcatacacccactcacgtgcacacacatgcatacacccactcacgtgcacacacatgcatacacccactcacgtgcacacacatgcatacacccactcacgtgcacacacatgcatacacccactcacatgcacacacatgcatacacccactcacgtgcacacacatgcttCCCCCCATCATGtctacacacatgcatacacccactcacatgcgcacacatgcatacacccactcacgtgcacatacatgcatacacccactcacgtgcacatacatgcatacacccactcatgtgcacacacatgcatacacccactcacgtgcacacacatgcatacacccactcatgtttacacacatgcatacacccactcacgtgcacacacatgcatacacccactcatgtttacacacatgcatacacccactcacgtgcacacacatgcatacacccactcacgtgcacacacatgcatacacccactcacgtgcacacacatgcatacacccactcatgtttacacacatgcatacacccactcacgtgcacatacatgcatacacccactcatgtgcacacacatgcatacacccactcacgtgcgcatacatgcatacacccactcacgtgcacatacatgcatacacccactcatgtgcacacacatgcatacacccactcacgtgcacacacatgcatacacccactcacgtctacacacatgcatacactcactcacgtgcacacacatgcatacacccacacacgtctacacacatgcatacacccactcacgtgcacacacatgcatacacccactcacGTGCACATGTGAACGAGTCCCTTGTTTCCGTTGTACAGGTCCTCCTTGAAGCTCAGGAGATGGCCGTGAAGACTCACAATGTGGAGTACAAGTCCAACCTGCATGTGGGTGAGTGTGACGGATCCCTGTGCTGCTCTAAAACACCTGAGTCACAGGTAAAAGATGGGCGTGTCCGGGCTGACAGCCGTGTGGCTCGTCGACAGATCGTTTGTTTCCGAATCACGAGGCTccaaaagaaaggaagaagctCTGCTGCGCGGCAGCGAGGGCGAGACGCTCCTAGCGGCTCAGAGGGATTGTTTTTGaagaacagttttaaaaatagatttctgTTGAAAACGTCTGCTTTGTTTCTCTGGTGGTGGGGGTTGTTCTGGTAGAAGCAAACCCACCCTTTGGAAGCCGTGTAAACGTTTTTCAGGCTCCGAATAAATTCATGTTTTGGCtggaccccccccacacacacacacacacatttattttgttcgCTGCAGCTGTTAAACCTACCGGTCCATCTCCTCAGAACCATCTGAGTTCTGGAGTTGTCCTGCCTGAAAGGAGGTTTTTCCACTCCTGCAGCATCAAACCGTCGTGTTTACATGGTCCATCCAGCTGGACGGACCAGAACTGTGCCAGGATTTCCTCCTTCAGCTGCTCCTCAGTGAGGAACGTAACCTTCTGCTTCTCCTCCCCCCTGCAGCAGAGTCCTTCTCCAGCAAAGGGAAGTACCTGAAGCGGATCCGCTACCACGGACGGGGCATGTTCGGCATCATGGACAGAGTTTACTGCCACTACTTTGTAAAACTGGTGGAAGGGCCGCCGCCCAGAACGGAGCAGAAGACGGGCTTGGACCAGGCCAAGGAGTACGTTCAGATGCTGAAGGATCGGACCGTCATCCACAGCCTGtagatcttttcaaatgttgtAGCGTTGTGTCTTATCTGTAAATAAACTGCAGCGGAAAACAACCTGAGCAGCCTTTCATTGCAAATCACTGAGGTGATCAGCTTCTGCACCATGGAAGCTCCGCCGCTGCAGAGCAGCTGTGTCTGTGGTGGACTTTCTGCAGTCCTTATCCTGCAGAACCTTTGGTGGGTTTAAGGATTTGTAGTTGATTTATGCTCCAATCACTGGTGACATTCATGTTCCAGAACACATGAGGCTCAGGATGATGGACCACCAGGATTTTGATGCAAAGCGTCAT
The DNA window shown above is from Oryzias latipes chromosome 14, ASM223467v1 and carries:
- the mrpl22 gene encoding 39S ribosomal protein L22, mitochondrial isoform X2, with translation MAAAGAGSGFSFVRSLSGLFRSRLAAPPQRLSWLHTGSSLSSKSWERKNLKVFPPQQPEEPRRPAEIHHCRRQIKYSKDKMWYLAKMIRGMSIDEAVAQLEFNDKKGAKIMKEVLLEAQEMAVKTHNVEYKSNLHVAESFSSKGKYLKRIRYHGRGMFGIMDRVYCHYFVKLVEGPPPRTEQKTGLDQAKEYVQMLKDRTVIHSL
- the mrpl22 gene encoding 39S ribosomal protein L22, mitochondrial isoform X1 — translated: MAAAGAGSGFSFVRSLSGLFRSSRLAAPPQRLSWLHTGSSLSSKSWERKNLKVFPPQQPEEPRRPAEIHHCRRQIKYSKDKMWYLAKMIRGMSIDEAVAQLEFNDKKGAKIMKEVLLEAQEMAVKTHNVEYKSNLHVAESFSSKGKYLKRIRYHGRGMFGIMDRVYCHYFVKLVEGPPPRTEQKTGLDQAKEYVQMLKDRTVIHSL